The Ensifer adhaerens genome contains a region encoding:
- the argF gene encoding ornithine carbamoyltransferase, giving the protein MAGTRHFLDLSAMTAADLRTIIDDARVRKAATKAGTAEKPLAGKMLAMIFEKPSTRTRVSFDVGMRQLGGETLFLSGTEMQLGRAETIGDTAKVLSRYVDAIMIRTTDHRRLLELAEHATVPVINGLTDDTHPCQIMADILTFEEHRGPVKGKTIAWTGDGNNVLHSLIEGSARFGYRMNMAVPLGSEPQDKFLNWARNNGGEVLLCHDAEQAVADANCVVTDTWISMNQEHRARGHNVFQPYQVNEALMKRAASDALFMHCLPAHRGEEVTDEVIDGPQSVVFDEAENRLHAQKSVIAWCMGLV; this is encoded by the coding sequence ATGGCAGGCACCAGACATTTTCTCGATCTTTCGGCCATGACGGCCGCCGACCTCCGGACGATCATCGACGATGCGCGCGTCCGAAAGGCGGCGACCAAGGCCGGAACTGCCGAGAAGCCGCTCGCCGGCAAGATGCTGGCGATGATCTTCGAAAAGCCCTCCACCCGCACCCGCGTTTCCTTCGATGTCGGCATGCGCCAGCTCGGCGGCGAAACCCTGTTTCTGTCAGGCACCGAAATGCAGCTCGGCCGCGCCGAGACGATCGGCGACACGGCCAAGGTGCTCTCGCGTTACGTCGACGCCATCATGATCCGCACCACCGACCATCGCCGCCTTCTGGAACTGGCCGAGCATGCGACGGTCCCGGTCATCAACGGCCTGACCGACGATACGCACCCCTGCCAGATCATGGCCGATATCCTGACCTTCGAGGAGCATCGCGGTCCGGTAAAGGGCAAGACGATTGCCTGGACCGGCGACGGCAATAACGTGCTGCATTCGCTGATCGAAGGTTCTGCCCGCTTCGGATACCGCATGAACATGGCCGTGCCGCTCGGGTCCGAGCCGCAGGACAAGTTCCTGAACTGGGCGCGCAACAATGGCGGCGAGGTCCTTTTGTGTCATGACGCCGAACAGGCCGTCGCCGACGCCAATTGCGTCGTGACCGACACCTGGATCTCGATGAACCAGGAACATCGCGCCCGCGGGCACAACGTCTTCCAGCCCTACCAGGTCAATGAAGCGCTGATGAAGCGTGCGGCCTCCGATGCGCTGTTCATGCACTGCCTGCCGGCGCACCGCGGCGAAGAGGTCACCGACGAGGTCATCGACGGCCCGCAGTCGGTGGTCTTCGACGAGGCGGAAAACCGGCTGCACGCACAGAAGTCGGTCATTGCCTGGTGCATGGGGCTCGTCTGA